Within the Rosa rugosa chromosome 2, drRosRugo1.1, whole genome shotgun sequence genome, the region CTCCAGAGTATTCCTtgcagtattgccctcattctCCAATCAAAACTTGAAATGCCCAGCTCGAAAAGCAACATATCAACATTTGGAAGGTAGATATAGGATTGGTCTTCTTCGTTATAGAACAGAAGAGTTTGTTGGGTTTGTTAATCTTCATCTCGATGAAGTTTTGCTAGGTTTGAAATAAGGGTATTATCGGAAAATTTGTTAATATAAAAAGTTTGCTatacttagatatttgctgagtacatttagaaagaccattttttttttatcctgtTCTTTTTCTATATAGTCAACGCTTCATGAAAGTGATTTTAACTTTTTGTTCCCTTAAAATTGTCCTTGCTATtgttttaaaaaaaacaaaaagaaaagaaattgtcCTCGATCATTGTTGTCGACTTTGCCAGCAAACGACGTCGTGCTGATCACTTCGGGAGGAAGGTGTCACAACTTCAGGAGGAAGGTGTCTGAGTAGAACAAACTCAACAACACTCTTTCCTcaattcctctctctctctctctctctctctctctctctataaaaCCCCTTGTTAGGTTGGTGGTGGTGTGCCCAGTGCCCAGTGCCCAGTGCCCAGAGAGTAGAGTAGTGTCACAGCAAAAATGTCGCAGAACGGGAAGCTAATGCCGAATCTGGACCAGCAGAGCACCAAGGTCCTCAACCTCACCGTTCTCCAGCGAAACGACCCCTTCGTCGAGGAGATCCTCATGACTTCTACTCACGTCACCTTCTACAAGTTCGACACTAACACCAGCCAATGGGTACGTGCTCTCCAATTCatctctttttcctttgtttctCATTCTCACCGCCTTTTTCAAATCTCAGAGTCGCAAGGACGTCGAGGGATCTCTCTTCGTCGTCAAGAGGTAAATCCTGTTTCGAATTGAATTCCGGTGTTTGCCAGTTTGGGAATGGAGCTTGAATTTTTTCTTTGCTGCTGTTGCTGTTTCAGGAACGCGCAGCCTCGCTTTCAGTTTATTGTGATGAATCGCCTCAATACTGGTCAGTGCCTTTGCCTTTCTAGATTTATTTCAGAATCATGTAATTGAGTTGCTGAATTGAGTGTATCACtggcgatttttttttttttttcagaactAGTTAGTTTGGAAATTGAATCTTTGCTTCCGATCTTTGTTGTTATATCGTAGGGTTTTAGGGTTAACTTAAAAGATAGGCCAGATGTCCTGTTTTGAAGTAGTATATGAGCACTTAGAGTGCCCTGTTTTGAGAGTTGGACTTGGGAAGACTAGTTCTGCCTCTACCCGTGGGTTGTGACATTTGGTATCGGAGCTGGTTTTACCATGGTACAGAGTCTGATCAAGGGGCTACCTATATGCTGGATCAGATACAACTTGTTATCGTATAGAAAATATGAAAACTTGGCTGGATATACCAAATACTGACTTGGCCTGGTTACCCTAGCCATTGCCAAGTCATTGAATACTGGTAGGGATTTACACCCTCAACAGGATATTAATTTTGAAACGAAAAAACTTGGATATCAAATGAACCAGTGGTCTTGCTTAGATATAGAAGCTATGCAGGTTATAAGATACCAAGGGACTGAAAAACATTCAAATCAGTCTCAGTCTCTCAGATCATTACTGGACCGTATCTTTTTCTTTGCAAGGTTACTagaccttggttccttttttgtttttttgatgaTTGTCTCTCTGGTTTAATGTTCTTCTTTGAATCTCTTGTCTTGAGacattttcattttcacctACATGTTGGCCTCTTCAATATCTTGTAGTCTGCTTTGCAACTTGAAATGAGTCATAGAAAAAGAATTAACAGCAAGATGTTCAAATTAATTGTTAGATATTGTTATCAGcctttcttgtattttttttatattaccTCACATCTCACATATGACCTCGGTTATAtggtgtttttattttttaatttttaattttattttctatttaaaTAGCGAATGCATTTTTTCAGTTTCTTTATGTTAAAATAACTATGTTGGCATAAGCAGAAAATTTGGTGGAGGATCTTTTGGGAGATTTTGAATGTGAAGTCCAGCTTCCTTATCTTTTATATCGAAATGCGGCCCGAGAGGTGAATGGTATTTGGTTCTACAATGCATCTGAGTGTGAAGAGGTGGCAAATCTTTTCAGCAGGTATTTTTCTCTTCTCACAGTCTATTGgataataaaaatgaaaaaggtaCTCTTTGTGGTATGTTGGTTTGACAAAATCAAGATTGATTAATTACTTTTAGGTGGTGATGTATGACAAGGAGATAAAATTGGTAGAATGAGAGAGAATGAAGGAAATATAGGGTATATAGAATATAGgttgaagagaagaaagaaaaaggtagGGTAAACTCGATTAGTAAATCTTAAATCAGTATGTCAAAGTCTTAACGCCCTTCTAATGTAAGGTATCTATATAGGCAATTGCATCATAGTAAAATACATAAGGTATGCAATTCTCAGTTAGGAGAGTTTTTATCTCATAATGATTAGCTTCACATCCATGCCCCCACCCCATATAGCTAAGAATTTCCGAGGGCGACAGATTTGACATGTGATACCCATAGTCAGAAAAAGGGAAAAAGGTGTAGTCAAAGACTCGCTCAGGAATCTACTGTTTGTTTCTATCTCCATGCATTTGAGGCATAATTAGTTGTTTTCTTGGGTCATTCAGTGTTTAAGAAAATTCAGGTTTACTATTATTTTGTCCGGCATGATGGTgtattttatataattatatatcctTTCATTGCTAGGTTTGTATGGTGAAGCTGTCCGgattttgttatttgttaatttaGAATAAATCTTTTCATATTGGCTTGTCATGCGTAGTCTTAGTATTTGGTGCATACTTATCCTTGTTTCTGTCTATGTATTTTTATGATTTGCAAGTCTCATTCCTCataaaatatataagaaaagaTAGAAGAATCAACTTAGTTGATGATAATGCAACTTATAAATAGCATTAGTCTGTATCAATTTTTGACATTGTGATTAACTTTAATTGCTGGTCATGTTTCAGTATCGATCTACTAGCTACCTTGTGAATATTTAAGAAGTTATAGCGTGTGGGTGTCAGAAAGACCCAAATTTGTCACAGCTCATGGTATCTGTGGGTTTGCAGCAAAATAGTCTACAAAGTGACCTCCAAGAACCAAAGGCAATAAACAAAAATCATATGAATGGGTGCATCTTCACATCATAAGATGTCTTGCCTAAATTAATTAGCTGGAGAATGAACCCAGTATCATAAAATTAATACAAGAAACCTAAGGGCCATATCTGTTTGACCCTTCTCACAGTTATTAGAAGTTGTTCATTTTTGACTTTGCTACTTGCCTTAACACTCACGTCAAGGGAAACACTTTTCTTGAAGCTTTCCGTCTCATAGAGTTTATGATTACCTCGGCTGTTAGAACCTGATTGGGGGTCTGCAGCAAAGTCATTCTTGAGCTTTGGTAGTGGTGGTGGGGCGGGGTGGCACTGTGTTTTAAAGTACAGTTCCTTGAACTGAGACTTGATTTTAGTTGATTCTTTTATTGGTGTCAAAAAGTAAGTTTCTTGTAGAGTTGGTGAATTGATTTTAATCTTGTTTTGGATGGGGGTCCAAGTTCACTCATCTAGTAGCGAGGGGCAGATGAACAACGAAGCTATGGCACGGTTCATATTGTAGTCTATtgagaaaacaaacaaaacctatGATCCGCTTTTCTCCATCAGGCACATTGACAACAGAAGCAAAGAGGGAAGAAGCAACATATGCCATCTAGGATAGAATTTTCTGCCGTAGAATAGCAATGAAAgagattcttttgttgtccttCCTTGGGTGAGCTATTATGTAATTATCACAAAAGACAAGGAATCAACATTTGCTATGGTCGTCCACAGGCGAGAAGATAGGTGTTTATTTTTAGTATTTGTAAAACTGTATGCCTTTACTTGAACAACTTACCTCATAGCCTGCAGATTACTTGCTTCAGCTCCAACTACTAAAGCCAGCAGACCAGTTCATATAACAACCCTCCAACTTGTCTTCTTGCCACTTGCCATCCTTAAGTCTGCAGAGTGCTTGCTTCAGCTCCAGtttctcttttttatcttttacttATTCTTTTCATTTCAGGAAAAAGGCACCATGgggatttttcatttttgtagaACTAGGAAACACATCAACATTGTCTGAAAATCTTGGATTTGGTCCTTCCTTGTGTGTGAGTACTTGATTTTGCCATCTGATTTCAGCTATGTCTCCTTGTCTACTTACTCCCAATTAATACTGAATGTCTTTTACTATTTAATGGGTTTCATAAACATAGCGAAGTATTGAGTGGGTCCAGTAAGATGGAGTCAAAGATTGAGAACATCTATAAATAGAAAAGAGGTCAAAATTTTCTGAAGATTTATTTTGGTCAACAGCTTGGTTTTAGTGAACTTTTGATCATGTGGCTTACATTAAGAACGATATCCAACTTTTCAACATGGCAGGTATGGGAATGCCCAATTGAAACTGAATGTTGTTCAATTTATTTAATGATCTTTATGAACAAGTTCAAAATTAAGAGGGTATAGCAGATGCAGTCAAATATTGAGTTGTGACTTTTGATcttccgtcttgcatttactaGTATCCCGCATTGCAACAAAAGAGCTATAGGAGTTAGATAATTTGTTATAGTATACATTCATTGCTTTGTGTGAGTACATATCTAATATGTTTTGTTTGTTGGATCTTGGAtaaaacttgttcttttaaatGAAGTTACTTGTAAAACTACATGGATCCTGCCTGTCATGTGGGCACATAATTTGGTCAAGTTCAAGCCATGTGTCTCATGTTAAGAGAATTTTGAATCTTATCTGATATAGTTGCGCCTTGAGAAATAATTTGGCATACCATGCTTTTGAGTGCTGTGTGTGGCCTTTTGTTTTCAATACTCCATGGTAGAGTTTGGAGACAACGGCGTTACGATATTCTGCTTGACCAGAAGGCAGCTGTAGTCTAAGATTATGGTCTCTAGGGTGTTTGCGTGCAGGCATTGAATTGTATATGGTGTAGCTTTCTGGTTTTTGCTGTTGTTTTCTCTCTGTTGTGTACCTCTTGTCCATTTTTTTCTGTATTAATCATAATGATGATTAACACTTTGTTTATTTTTCAAAGAAATGTACATCATGGTAACTTTATTTTAATGGTCATCTGAAGTTCAGAAAATACGTATTGTTATTTTGTTCATTGGTATAGTATCGTTATTGATACTTTGATAGGAGTATACAACCTCAGGACGATACTATTCCAACAGTTTGCTATGATTTGGATTAATTGCATTTTATTTATCAATCTATACTGCACACACTGTAAAGGAAGAATAACAATGAGTCAATTCGTTTTTCAAAATACAGTaaacttttcatttgtttttatcTTATGTTTTCCTATGTCCAGGATACTTGGTGCATATTCCAAGGTGCCTCAAAAGTCAACGGTATTAACTACAAAGAGGTATCTGTTCATTCTTACTTTGCACAGATGTTTTTATAATATACCTTTCAAATTTGTCATAGGATGAAGATATTTTCTTGTTATGTACTACTGAACTTTGTTAGTTCTGTTTCCTTTGAAACCTTACAATTTATTTTCCCATATTTTTTCTGCATGACCATTGTATATAAACTTTGGGTTTTGTGTTATTGATCATCTTTAAGAATGCtgttttctctttatttattcTGAAACCTCAAACCAAGAAACCATCTTGGTTGCCTGTGCTGTAAGGTTACAATgacattgagtttttttttttttttggcggagTGAAATCCAGActccccattttacaatccacactcaaTGTGTCCTTTTTTAGTATACTAACGTCAcatttttacaatccacactacaaaaagacaaaacttaagatattaaaaaaggaaacatggactgtggattgtaaaatgtgaatttcactccccccCTCCCTACCATTTAAGTATTAGGGAGGCAGCTACTTTTATGTCTCTTACTAATAGTAGCAAGGTTGATTCATCAATATACATTTTACTCAGATTATGATATTCTTTCAATGAAAATGTAATATCACCCTGCAGTTATATGGTCAAACAAACTTCATAGAGCCGCGGATCTGATattagtcaaaaaaaaaaaaaattaataataataataatagagcCACTGATGTGATTGTGTAATCTCTTGAGGTGCTCTGGTTTTAAGTTTGCAGTGTGTGCTTCCTCTCATCTTTAACCCAGTGTAGTAGTTTTGTCCTTGGTTTCCTGACACCAGATTACTGACAGTCCTTTGTAATTTCTTGTAAATGTTCAAGTCTTTTGGTGATGAGCTTATGATATAACAGTTAAAGTAATAATATGTTCACTTACATTTCATTGTAGTGAGTTTGAGGAACTTGAAGCAGTCCCATCCATGGATGTTATGGATGGTCCTTTAGAGCCATCATCATCAACTGCCTCGAATATCGCAGATGCTCCTGATGACCCTGCCTTTGTTAACTTCTTTAGTGTATGTGCTGTTCTCTTTGCTTTTCTAGAGTTCGGGAAACTGGATCTGGCCTTTTCATATGAATCCCTACCTTATATCATAGATTTATACCATATATTCTAGGGATTTCTTGATTCTGCCTGAATATGATCTCAAACCAAACACAAGGGATGTTATATGGAAAAGGGGTGTTTCTATAGCTGAGCTTCGGTTGTTGTGTTTTCAGTGTCCCAAGTGATTTAATACTGAACATAAATGATGTAACCAATAAAAAAGGGCGTAGCTATCCTTGATGCATGTACATTTGTATAGGACTTACTTTGCTACGACTTGAATGCACATTGTGTATAGAGCTAACTGTCTCAGGTTTCACACGTTTCTTAATTTTTGAGTATCTAGTTTAGAAGTTTCTATTGGATATATATGCATAGTGGTAGAATTTCAAATACCTGATTCTCTatgaaaagaaaagttaatgtCTTGAAATTGCATCTCCAACAACTTCTGCTTTCAATGCTAATATTAGTGACCTTTGAGAGTCAGTGATGTAGTAAGAATAGGAAAAGATCTTGGTTCCCCAGTTaaagaaaaaagtaaataaaaacaaTACTTTGCTTATGGAATACCAACTTCCTTAAATGTGCTGGCTTTGCACACAATGTGTTTGTTCGCTTTCAAGCACATGCTTACATAAAGGCTTTGTAGTTTATATTTTGCGTGTTGGTTGCATTTCAAGTAGCACACAAACACATACATTAAAAAGTAGGTATCTATACATTTAAAGGTGCTGGCTTTCACTTTGTGTGTTTGTTTTATTTCAAGCATCTGCCTATTAACTCACTAACACACACGCACACCCCACTGTATTACTGGCCAAAAAGAAAGTGGGTAACTATAGAACTTTGCACAATGCAGTCCTGCAAATGCATCTAATAGTTTACATACTGACAAAAACTGATAAATTGACAGCttattttcattctcttttCTGGGCCATATGACTAAATATGATGATGATTGCAGGCAGCTTCACATACAGCAGTTGCTGGACAGGCTTACCAGTCTTCTACAATCTCTGTGCCCTTGCATCAAGTCGGCTTTGCTCCGTCCACTATTTCTAACATGCACATATCATCTCCTCCACAGTTATCAACTGTGCCTTCAGTCCCTTTCCTTGATGTCCCTGAATCCCACAGCAATACCAACCTGGCCACTAGTCTTGTAAAgccttcttcattttttgttaCCCCTCCTTCCCCTGCAACAGTGATTGCACCTGTATCTTCATCAGTGCCTAGTGCTCCTCTGTTTCAACCTGCTGTGAGTCTACAGCGTCCATATGGTGCTCCTTTGCTACAACCTTTTCCCCCACCTGCCCCTCCACCATCTCTCACTCCTGCTTCTTTTTCCACTTCAAACTATGGGCCACTTATTAGCAGAGATAAAGTCCGAGATGCACTCCGGCTGCTTGTTCAGGTTAGTCTCCGTaccattttttgtttctttcaattGAGAAGATCTCATGTTTGCGATGGTCTTTAAAATTCATCAAGGGGGAGGAAAGCATTTGTAAATGCACCAGAAACAGTTCATAGTTTTCTGATCAATATGAGCACCAATATTTGGAATACCGGATGAGTCTAGTGGTCTTATTTATCAAGGATCAGAGCCATAAGCCATAAACTAGAACTCTTATTTCTTGTTTTTTGGTCTGTTAAGTCATATGGCGGTTATTTCTCTtcttgtttaatttaatgtGGAAGTTTTCTGAACAAATAATTTAGTTGCTATTGTTTGTTGGACTTTATTACCTTGTGGTCCTTTATTGGCTAGTACCTCAACCTTTTGATAATTTGGTGAGTTTGACCAGGAAAGTACATTGAACCCATATCAATCTCTCATTTCCCCCTTGTGCATGTACTGTATCCGGCTTTCCTTTGTTGGTTGATTTCCTCTTTGTATTATTTGATGAAAAGCTTTGTATGTTTTGTAGGATAATCAGTTCGTTGACATGGTCCATCTAGCACTCCTTAAAGCACACCACTCATAATCCATTAGGAGAAGCGTTAAATATGCAGGTGACTGAGCAGCTATTGGAGGTGGCGCTACAATCTAAGGAGAtggattgtttttgtttatcaTGTAGTTTTTCCTTCTTTCAGATCACATGAATGTATAGAATATCCCTTCTCATTCTCATCAGAGCACCTGATATATAATTTTCAATTACCTGTGGCTTTTACCACCTTTAAACTCACAAATGGCCCTCTTGATGGCCCATCTTTGAGCTCGTAATCCATTAGGGGTTGGATACTTAAATATGCAGGTGACTGAGCAGCTATCGGAGGTGGCACTAAAATCTACAAAGCTGGATTGCTTTTGTTCATCTTCTAAGATTTCCTTATCTTTCCAGAGTGTATGAATGTATAGAATTTATCCTCTCATTCTTATGAGAGCTTCTGATGTATAGTTACTATAGTTACAATTTTCTGTGCCATTTACCACCGTTAAACCCATAAATAATCCTGAGTTTCCATCTTTTATCTTTGAAAAGTATGctgctttattttgttgtgtAACCCTGCGACTCTGCGAGGTAGTGGACAAGGGAAAGATGCATCTTGCCATCTTCTTTTTCCGTATCGTGGGTGACTCCTACCCCCTCGTACTGCACTgaataaaagtaaaaataaaaacctgAAAACCAAGTGTAtaattattttctcaaaaaGAATACTAGTACACTTTAAAGATATTAATTAGTACTCAAAGTCAGTCATAAATGATTTAAGGTGCGGTTATTTTTACTCTTTTTGGTTCACTCTACTTATTTTATTACGctctacattttaattttaatattaaatttacttatctaattGATTTCTTTTTCCATAAATATTCTTATATGATCGTTGTATTGTCTTTTTGTTTGGGCGGTTTGATCTTAGAAGTGTTTCGGAGACTTTGTGGTGTCTCCAATGAAGTTTCGTCTTGATTGACGTAGTCTTTGGTGTTAGTTAGCGTGTTTCAAATTTAAATGCTTGTGtattttgtgttgtattgagtgtgaccttgatgtgattaggtaaGAACAACTTGAGCGGATTTTGGCGATTTGTGCTTATCTTGTTTTGCGTGTGAAAGACGCAATgtgatttagaggtgagtaaatctcacattaTTTTGGGTGATAGACTAGTTTTAGTAGGattaattgttagttgtaaaaTCATATTCATTGCAAATTGatatttgtttttaagtaaagggaaagagagtttctattgggacctccaaatctgctcacttgacctcactctattatgaattattaaatgacatatataacctactataaaatgactattaaggacaataattataccaaaaaaatattatatttattttatgtagactttccaattcaataatattagattgtattccttattattttccttatgtatttttattttccaatttcactacatactcattaaagcattcatatatatttaataagaattaaaaatatgattaagatcatgtgacataaaaatgtatgatatatatatatgttgaacgtaaaaatgtatgatatatatgttgaacgcatattggtgagggaaaacaaaataaatcctcttatgatttatgacctaaatctaagtcaatccattatatttgttataaaaaaaataataaaaaataaaaatatttaaataattaatcatgtggtacaaaaaatacaggaaaaaaaaacactaaaaaacaaatgatttttttttttgagaataaaaacaaatggtttcttcatttttttttgcacagctaaaataaaaaaaacataatagttcatgggattttcttattgattagacattaatttttgaaactcaagtttgattgagaaatgtatatttagttaagatttatagagtgattaaatcattgaaatgactaaattttttattttaaagataataatttgtttgcaaattatatgagtgaggttatttgaggaagtttagtgaggtttagtgagtaaatttagtatttgaaaatttgataagaggtgtaaaaagcatagaggtcaagtgagtaaatttggaggttccaatagaaaaactcaaagGGAAATTCATTATAGACCCAATTCCTATAAAATCTAATGGAGAAAACctacatacttttttttttttttttttcaatctacACCCAATTATTGTCAACTAGGATAAAAtattgccctttttttttctttctatattaCACATACTTCCACTATTTAAAGCTGATAAACATTAGTCAACTAGCCAAATTAATGTTCTCTTTAAATACCTTAAttgtgttttaggaaaactaaaattgggagagaattgagttgtgttttcattgataataggggcttcTTTATATATAGGATTACAAGCAAAGAATCTGCGTCTtacaacatgtttctcgaaagtggatatATAACTTCCTCAACTGATGCTACCAACAtttttctcgaaagtggatttaagtaatgacttagtaaacaaggaATGTAGCAAACTTTTGAGCTACCGAATTTTAGACTTTTAGTACCAGAACAAGGAATGTAGTAACCTTCTAAGCTACGAAACGAATATATACCATCGATGACAACAAGTAAAGAATTTCTATTTATTCCTCTTTATTGAATTAATGTGGTTCCGTAGATTAAATCTCCTTTATTTGAACATGATATGATTAAATAATGGATACGTACGTTTCCACTGATATATGACTACTGTAGCTCCATTTTTCCCTACTCACAGTTTCTACATGCTCGTTCATCAAAAAAAGATTCTACATGCATGCTATATCAGGAGCGAATTAGCTTCACAAGAGTGATACTTCGCTTAACTGTaagccatctctctctctctctccctctctctctctctctctgtttcaccTTCCAGAGAATTGCACAGC harbors:
- the LOC133732862 gene encoding mRNA-decapping enzyme-like protein — translated: MSQNGKLMPNLDQQSTKVLNLTVLQRNDPFVEEILMTSTHVTFYKFDTNTSQWSRKDVEGSLFVVKRNAQPRFQFIVMNRLNTENLVEDLLGDFECEVQLPYLLYRNAAREVNGIWFYNASECEEVANLFSRILGAYSKVPQKSTVLTTKSEFEELEAVPSMDVMDGPLEPSSSTASNIADAPDDPAFVNFFSAASHTAVAGQAYQSSTISVPLHQVGFAPSTISNMHISSPPQLSTVPSVPFLDVPESHSNTNLATSLVKPSSFFVTPPSPATVIAPVSSSVPSAPLFQPAVSLQRPYGAPLLQPFPPPAPPPSLTPASFSTSNYGPLISRDKVRDALRLLVQDNQFVDMVHLALLKAHHS